TGTTCGGTCTGGCACGGGAACTCAACGTCGAGGCCGAGGGCATCGAGATCGGGCCGTCGCCGGCCGAGGCAGACCACATCGCCAGCTTCGCGCTGCCGATCGACGATCTGGACCTGACCGTCCGTTCGTACAACTGCCTCAAGCGCGAGGGTGTGCACACGGTGGGCGAGCTCGTCGCCCGCACGGAGTCCGACCTGCTGGACATCCGTAACTTCGGCCAGAAGTCCATCGACGAGGTGAAGATCAAGCTGCACCAGCTGGGTCTCTCGCTCAAGGACAGCCCGGCCACGTTCGATCCGTCGGAGGTCGCCGGCTACGACGCCGCAACCGGCACCTGGACCAGCGACGCCGGCTACGACCTGGATGATACCCAGGACTACGCCGAGACCGAACAGCTCTGAACCAGCTCTGAAGAACAGTCGTCCCGGTCCTACCTGATACGGGGGCCGGCCCCATTTAGGAGATAGTCGCAATGCCCAAGCCCACCAAGGGTGCTCGCCTCGGCGGGTCGTCCTCACACCAGAAGGCGATCCTGGCCAACCTGGCCACCTCGCTGTTCGAGCACGGTCGCATCAAGACGACCGAGCCTAAGGCACGGGCGCTGCGTCCGTACGCCGAGAAGCTGATCACCCATGCCAAGAAGGGTGAGCTGCACAACCGGCGCGAGGTCATGAAGAAGATCCGCGACAAGGACGTCGTGCACGTTCTGTTCGCCGAGATCGGACCGTTCTTCGCTGACCGCAACGGCGGCTACACCCGCATCATCAAGGTCGAGAACCGCAAGGGCGACAACGCCCCCATGGCGGTCATCGAGCTGGTGCGGGAGAAGACCGTGACCTCCGAGGCAGACCGCGCTCGCCGCGCCGCTGCTGCGCAGGCCAAGGCTGCCGAGGCCGAGGCTCCCAAGGCCGAAGAGGCTCCCAAGGCTGAAGCCGAGGAAGTCAAGGTCGAGGCAGCCGAAGAGGCTCCGGCCGACGAGGCGGCTTCCGAGGATGACGCCAAGTCCTAACGAGGCACCTAACGACATGCCCGTCATCGATTCCGGTGGCGGGCATGTCGCATTGGTCCGCCTGCGGCTCGACGTGGCCTACGACGGCACCGATTTCGCGGGTTGGGCGGTACAGGCCGGTCAACGCACGGTCGCCGGGGTGATCGACGAGGCGCTCTCCACGGTGTTTCGCACACCCGTGGTGACGCGGACCGCGGGCCGAACCGACACCGGTGTCCATGCCACCGGTCAGGTCGCCCACGTGGATGTCCCGGCCGATGCACTTCCGCACGCCTACCCGCGCAGCACTCGGGCAGGCGACGCCGAATTCACCCCGCTGGTACGGCGTTTGGGACGGTTGCTGCCAACCGACGTCCGGATCCGCGACGTGGTGCGAGCCCCTACGGGCTTCGACGCCAGGTTCTCCGCACTCCGACGGCACTACACCTATCGACTGAGCCTCGCCCCCTACGGGGTCGAGCCGGCCGAGGCGCGGTTCGTCACGCCGTGGTCCAAATCTCTGGACCTCGATGCGATGGCCGAGGCCTCGCGGAAGTTGCTCGGGCTCAACGATTTCGCGGCGTTCTGCCGTCACCGCCCGGGTGCCACCACGATTCGCGACCTGCAGCGGTTGGAATGGGTGCGCGACGGTCATTACGTGACTGCGTATGTCACCGCAGACGCCTTCTGCTGGAACATGGTTCGGTCGCTGGTCGGCGCGATGCTGGCCGTGGGGGAGGGCAGGCGTTCAGCCGAATGGACAGCGGGACTGCTGAGCGAGACCGGCAGATCCAGTGATTTCGCTGCCGCCCCGGCCCGCGGGCTCACCCTCGTGCAGGTCGACTACCCGCCCGACGATCAACTGGTCAGCCGCAACACGGTCACCCGGGACGTGCGTACGCTCTGAGAAGAGCTTTTGCCGCACCCGTTCGGCGATGTCGTTCTGGCCGGAGACCATCGCCGCGGTCACCCACACCACAGTCCAGC
The window above is part of the Mycolicibacterium fortuitum subsp. fortuitum genome. Proteins encoded here:
- the rplQ gene encoding 50S ribosomal protein L17, yielding MPKPTKGARLGGSSSHQKAILANLATSLFEHGRIKTTEPKARALRPYAEKLITHAKKGELHNRREVMKKIRDKDVVHVLFAEIGPFFADRNGGYTRIIKVENRKGDNAPMAVIELVREKTVTSEADRARRAAAAQAKAAEAEAPKAEEAPKAEAEEVKVEAAEEAPADEAASEDDAKS
- the truA gene encoding tRNA pseudouridine(38-40) synthase TruA, with protein sequence MPVIDSGGGHVALVRLRLDVAYDGTDFAGWAVQAGQRTVAGVIDEALSTVFRTPVVTRTAGRTDTGVHATGQVAHVDVPADALPHAYPRSTRAGDAEFTPLVRRLGRLLPTDVRIRDVVRAPTGFDARFSALRRHYTYRLSLAPYGVEPAEARFVTPWSKSLDLDAMAEASRKLLGLNDFAAFCRHRPGATTIRDLQRLEWVRDGHYVTAYVTADAFCWNMVRSLVGAMLAVGEGRRSAEWTAGLLSETGRSSDFAAAPARGLTLVQVDYPPDDQLVSRNTVTRDVRTL